A single Drosophila ananassae strain 14024-0371.13 chromosome 3L, ASM1763931v2, whole genome shotgun sequence DNA region contains:
- the LOC6494065 gene encoding unconventional myosin-Va isoform X1, giving the protein MSSEEMLYAQGAKIWVPHAEQVWESATLEESYRKGAGFLKIVTESGSLREVKLKADGSDLPPLRNPAILVGQNDLTTLSYLHEPGVLHNLRVRFCERQIIYTYCGIILVAINPYAEMPLYGPSIIRAYRGHAMGDLEPHIFALAEEAYTKLERENCNLSIIVSGESGAGKTVSAKYAMRYFAAVGGSESETQVERKVLASSPIMEAFGNAKTTRNDNSSRFGKFTKLLFRNQMGVMYLQGATMHTYLLEKSRVVYQAQGERNYHIFYQLCAARAKYPELVLDHQDKFQFLNMGGAPDIERVSDADQFNETVQAMTVLGFSINQIADIVKILAGILHLGNINVSKKYNEGTDEEDTDSCEIFPNDIHLQITGDLLRVKADDLRRWLLMRKIESVNDYVLIPNSIEAAEAARDALAKHIYAKLFQYIVGVLNKSLNNGSKQCSFIGVLDIYGFETFEVNSFEQFCINYANEKLQQQFNQHVFKLEQEEYLKEGITWTMIDFYDNQPCIDLIESKLGVLDLLDEECRMPRGSDESWAGKLIGKCSKFPHFEKPRFGTTSFFIKHFSDTVEYDVNGFLEKNRDTVSKELTQVLCESNMQLVKQVMVLEEIDTLSVDSAKASTLGGRVVISAGRKQQLNETRRRVVPSKQHKKTVGSQFQESLASLISTLHATTPHYVRCIKPNDEKIAFKWETAKIIQQLRACGVLETVRISAAGFPSRWLYPDFYMRYQLLAHRSKIDKNDMKQSCRNIVTKWIQDEDKYRFGNTQIFFRAGQVAFMEQVRANLRKKYITVVQSVVRRFIHRRRFLRLQMVISGIQRHARGFLARQRVQKMREDRAALILSKYAKGWLCRRRYLRLRHSISGIQTYARGMMARTKFHAMRDHYRAVQIQRFVRGVLARRAYQKRRRDIIICQAAVRRFLARRKFRKMKTEAKTISHMEKKYMGLENKIISMQQRIDELNRDNSNLKHKTSEISVLKMKLELKKNLEGEFKNVKAACQDKDKLIEALNKQLEAERDEKMQLLEENGHAQEEWVSQKQQWLGENEELRRQVDQMIELAKNAEISQRTQEDRMLAEIDNKELNEAYQRAIKDKEVIENENFMLKEELSRLTAGSFSLHARTASNASSQNEEDVGYASAKNTLDINRPPDLINKNYAYSDCTSLVVKLRAILEEEKQKHKYLQEQYLKLASRNKPTEDSFRVSELEVENEKLRSEYDQLRTSIKHGVEINELNAQHAALQEEVRRRREECIQLKAVLLQQSQSMRSLEPESLQLRGNDVNELMEAFHSQKLINRQLESELKAITEEHNSKLVEMTQDIERLNNEKEELQKVIFESIDEPEESANIEALKQNDRYLRRELQKAVSQYLLVQEELKLAHAKLKAYRQDGGQLEHKLEEEMIRNKANGPSSDVGATVTKQKSQNPQGLMKFHSSDLDKILQRLLNALTPRTVVGLLPGFPAYLIFMCIRYTDLTNADDDVRELLSKFVIQVKKMHRTPHPIENRVIWLVNSITLLNLLKQYGDVEEYVQFNSEKQKQQQLKNFNLFEYRRVILDLIVNLYQALIMQIQGLLDPKIVPAILNNDEIQRGRSAHGMRSRATSIGASSSPEHGGGPAWKQLIGQFEHFYKQFQHFGLNSVYAEQIFQQLLYFVCAVALNYLMLRGDICMWETGMIIRYNLGCIEDWVRSKKMSNDVLMPLAPLNQVSQLLQSRKSEQDVQTICDLCTSLSTAQVLKVMKSYKLDDYESEITNVFLDKLTKELNARQMPTSNSDEFTIDQKFIQPFKVVFSYSDIKLEDIDLPSHLNLDEFLEKI; this is encoded by the exons ATGTCGAGCGAGGAGATGTTGTACGCGCAG GGCGCAAAAATATGGGTGCCGCATGCGGAGCAAGTGTGGGAGAGTGCCACCCTGGAGGAGAGCTACCGCAAGGGTGCCGGATTTCTCAAGATTGTCACCGAATCGGGGAGTCTCCGGGAGGTTAAGCTAAAGGCTGATGGCAGCGACCTCCCGCCCCTACGCAATCCGGCCATCCTGGTGGGACAGAACGACCTGACCACCCTGTCCTACTTGCATGAGCCGGGGGTGTTGCACAATCTACGTGTCCGCTTCTGCGAGCGTCAGATTATCTACACCTACTGCGGCATTATCCTGGTGGCCATTAACCCGTACGCGGAAATGCCGCTGTACGGGCCGAGCATCATACGGGCATATCGTGGCCATGCCATGGGCGATCTGGAGCCGCACATTTTCGCCCTGGCCGAGGAGGCCTACACCAAGCTGGAGCGTGAGAACTGCAATCTAAGCATCATTGTCAGTGGCGAGTCGGGGGCCGGAAAGACGGTGTCCGCCAAGTACGCGATGCGTTACTTTGCCGCTGTCGGCGGATCCGAGTCGGAGACGCAAGTAGAGCGCAAGGTGCTGGCATCTTCACCAATCATGGAGGCGTTTGGAAACGCCAAAACAACCCGCAACGACAACAGCTCCCGTTTCGGCAAGTTTACCAAGCTGCTGTTCCGCAACCAGATGGGTGTCATGTATCTGCAGGGTGCCACCATGCACACCTATCTGCTGGAGAAGTCGCGAGTGGTGTATCAGGCGCAGGGCGAACGCAACTACCACATATTCTACCAACTTTGTGCAGCGAGGGCTAAATATCCGGAACTGGTGCTGG aTCACCAGGACAAGTTCCAATTTCTGAACATGGGTGGAGCCCCAGATATTGAACGCGTTTCGGACGCGGATCAATTCAATGAAACAGTGCAAGCAATGACTGTCCTgggattctccataaatcaaATAGCCGACATCGTTAAGATTCTGGCGGGTATTCTCCATTTGGGGAACATCAATGTGTCCAAAAAATACAATGAGGGTACCGATGAGGAGGACACAGATTCCTGTGAAATTTTC cctAATGACATCCACCTGCAGATCACCGGCGATCTGCTACGGGTGAAAGCCGACGATCTGCGTCGGTGGCTTTTGATGCGTAAGATAGAGTCGGTCAATGATTATGTGCTGATACCAAACAGCATTGAGGCGGCGGAGGCGGCACGTGACGCCCTGGCCAAGCATATTTACGCGAAACTGTTCCAGTACATCGTTGGTGTGCTGAACAAGAGCCTCAATAACGGTAGCAAGCAGTGCAGCTTCATTGGCGTCCTCGATATCTACGGCTTCGAAACGTTTGAGGTGAACTCGTTCGAGCAGTTTTGCATAAACTATGCGAACGagaagctgcagcagcagttcAACCAGCATGTCTTCAAGTTGGAGCAGGAGGAGTACCTTAAAGAGGGTATCACCTGGACGATGATTGACTTTTACGACAACCAACCGTGCATCGATTTGATTGAGTCCAAATTGGGTGTGCTGGATCTGCTCGACGAGGAGTGTAGA ATGCCCAGAGGTTCGGACGAGAGCTGGGCGGGAAAACTCATCGGAAAGTGCAGCAAATTTCCACACTTCGAGAAGCCACGCTTCGGCACCACAA GCTTTTTCATAAAACATTTCTCAGACACGGTTGAGTACGACGTGAACGGATTCTTGGAAAAGAATCGTGACACTGTCTCCAAGGAGCTCACACAGGTGCTCTGTGAGTCCAACATGCAGCTGGTTAAACAGGTGATGGTTCTGGAGGAGATTGACACCTTGAGTGTGGATTCTGCCAAAGCCTCTACGTTGGGCGGTCGTGTCGTAATCAGTGCTGGTCGGAAACAG CAATTGAATGAGACACGTCGAAGA GTGGTGCCATCGAAACAGCATAAGAAGACGGTTGGCTCGCAGTTCCAGGAGAGCTTGGCCTCGCTAATCTCAACGCTGCATGCCACAACGCCGCATTATGTGCGTTGCATTAAG CCAAACGACGAGAAGATCGCATTCAAATGGGAGACTGCCAAGATCATTCAGCAACTGCGGGCTTGTGGTGTTTTAGAAACAGTGCGCATTTCTGCGGCAGGATTCCCCTCGCGGTGGCTGTATCCGGACTTCTATATGCGCTACCAGCTTCTGGCACATCGCTCCAAGATAGACAAAAACGATATGAAGCAGTCTTGTCGCAACATCGTAACGAAATGGATTCAGGATGAGGACAAGTATCGTTTTGGCAATACGCAGATATTCTTCCGCGCTGGCCAGGTGGCCTTCATGGAACAAGTGCGGGCCAATCTGCGCAAGAAGTACATAACGGTGGTGCAGTCCGTGGTGAGGCGATTCATTCATCGCCGGCGCTTCCTGCGCCTGCAGATGGTGATCAGTGGAATCCAGCGACATGCACGTGGTTTCTTGGCCCGCCAGCGCGTCCAGAAAATGCGTGAGGACCGAGCCGCACTGATTCTCTCGAAGTATGCCAAAGGATGGCTGTGCCGGCGTCGATACTTACGCCTGCGTCACTCTATTTCCGGCATACAGACCTATGCCCGCGGCATGATGGCTCGCACCAAGTTCCATGCCATGCGTGATCACTACCGGGCGGTCCAGATTCAACGATTCGTTCGCGGAGTTCTCGCTCGGAGAGCCTATCAAAAGCGGAGGCGAGACATCATCATTTGCCAGGCTGCTGTCCGACGGTTCCTTGCCCGCCGCAAGTTCAGGAAGATGAAGACCGAGGCGAAGACCATCTCGCACATGGAGAAGAAGTACATGGGCCTGGAGAACAAGATCATCTCTATGCAGCAGCGTATCGACGAACTGAACCGCGACAACAGCAATCTGAAGCATAAGACCAGCGAGATCAGCGTTCTTAA aatgaAACTGGAGTTGAAGAAGAACTTGGAAGGCGAGTTTAAGAACGTGAAGGCAGCCTGCCAAGACAAGGACAAGCTGATAGAGGCTCTCAACAAGCAGCTGGAAGCGGAGCGCGACGAGAAGATGCAGCTGCTTGAGGAAAATGGCCATGCCCAGGAGGAGTGGGTCAGCCAAAAGCAGCAGTGGCTCGGGGAGAACGAGGAACTGCGACGCCAAGTCGATCAGATGATCGAGCTGGCCAAAAACGCTGAGATTAGCCAGCGCACTCAGGAGGACCGCATGCTGGCCGAGATTGACAACAAGGAGCTCAACGAGGCCTACCAGCGCGCCATCAAGGACAAGGAGGTTATCGAAAACGAGAACTTCATGCTGAAGGAGGAGCTGAGCAGACTGACGGCCGGTAGCTTCAGTTTACATGCGCGGACTGCGAGCAATGCCTCCAGCCAGAACGAGGAGGATGTCGGCTACGCTTCGGCCAAGAACACGCTGGATATCAATCGCCCACCGGATCTGATCAACAAGAACT ATGCCTACTCTGATTGCACCAGTTTAGTTGTCAAGTTGCGAGCCATTCTCGAGGAGGAGAAGCAGAAGCACAAGTATTTGCAGGAGCAGTACCTTAAGCTGGCCAGCCGCAACAAGCCCACCGAGGATTCATTCCG CGTCTCCGAGCTGGAGGTAGAAAACGAGAAGCTGCGCAGCGAATACGATCAGCTGCGAACGAGCATTAAACACGGTGTTGAGATCAACGAACTCAATG CTCAGCATGCCGCTCTGCAGGAAGAGGTTCGTAGGAGGCGCGAGGAGTGCATCCAGCTGAAGGCAGTGCTGCTGCAGCAGAGCCAGAGTATGCGATCTCTCGAGCCCGAGAGCCTGCAACTGCGTGGAAATGATGTCAACGAGCTGATGGAGGCCTTCCATTCGCAGAAACTAATAAATCG TCAACTGGAGTCCGAACTGAAGGCCATAACGGAGGAGCACAACAGCAAGCTGGTGGAGATGACGCAGGACATCGAGCGGCTCAACAACGAAAAAGAAGAGCTCCAGAAGGTGATTTTCGAAAGCATCGACGAGCCAGAGGAGTCGGCCAACATAGAAGCTCTCAAACAGAACGATCGCTATCTGCGACGGGAACTGCAGAAGGCCGTCTCGCAATACCTGCTGGTGCAGGAGGAGCTCAAGCTGGCCCATGCCAAGCTAAAGGCCTATCGCCAGGATGGCGGTCAACTGGAACACAAGCTGGAGGAGGAAATGATTCGCAACAAGGCCAACGGCCCGTCGAGCGACGTTGGCGCGACTGTGACTAAACAGAAGTCTCAAAACCCACAAGGCCTCATGAAGTTCCACAGCAGCGATTTGGACAAGATCCTGCAGCGTCTCCTAAATGCACTGACACCACGCACTGTAGTTGGACTTTTGCCCGGTTTCCCTGCGTATCTCATTTTTATGTGCATCCG TTATACCGATCTCACCAATGCCGACGATGATGTTCGCGAACTATTGAGCAAGTTTGTCATCCAGGTCAAGAAAATGCATCGAACTCCTCATCCGATTGAAAATCGCGTCATTTGGCTCGTTAACTCAATAAC TTTGCTGAATCTCCTAAAGCAGTACGGCGATGTCGAGGAGTATGTCCAGTTCAACAGTGAGaaacagaagcagcagcagttgaAAAACTTCAATCTATTCGAGTATCGGCGCGTTATCCTCGATCTGATTGTGAATCTGTACCAGGCTCTGATCATGCAGATCCAGGGCCTGCTGGATCCTAAGATTGTGCCGGCAATCCTGAACAACGATGAAATACAACGCGGCCGCTCGGCCCACGGTATGCGCAGTAGGGCCACCTCGATTGGAGCCAGCTCGTCGCCGGAGCACGGTGGTGGACCAGCGTGGAAGCAACTCATTGGGCAGTTCGAGCACTTTTACAAGCAGTTCCAGCACTTTGGCTTGAACAGCGTCTATGCGGAACAGATATTCCAGCAGCTGCTGTACTTTGTGTGCGCCGTGGCGCTAAACTATTTGATGCTTCGGGGGGACATTTGCATGTGGGAGACTGGCATGATAATCCGGTACAATCTTGGCTGTATCGAGGATTGGGTGCGCAGCAAGAAAATG TCAAACGACGTGCTGATGCCGTTGGCGCCGCTTAATCAAGTATCCCAACTGCTCCAGTCTCGCAAGAGCGAGCAGGATGTTCAAACCATTTGCGATCTGTGCACTTCGCTGAGCACCGCCCAGGTCCTGAAGGTGATGAAGTCCTACAAGCTGGATGACTACGAGAGTGAGATTACGAACGTGTTCCTGGACAAATTAACCAAGGAACTCAACGCCCGACAAATG CCGACGAGCAACAGCGACGAATTTACCATCGACCAGAAGTTCATTCAGCCCTTCAAAGTGGTTTTCAGTTATAGCGATATAAAGCTGGAGGATATTGACCTACCATCGCACCTAAATCTCGACGAGTTTCTTGAAAAGATATAA
- the LOC6494065 gene encoding unconventional myosin-Va isoform X2 encodes MSSEEMLYAQGAKIWVPHAEQVWESATLEESYRKGAGFLKIVTESGSLREVKLKADGSDLPPLRNPAILVGQNDLTTLSYLHEPGVLHNLRVRFCERQIIYTYCGIILVAINPYAEMPLYGPSIIRAYRGHAMGDLEPHIFALAEEAYTKLERENCNLSIIVSGESGAGKTVSAKYAMRYFAAVGGSESETQVERKVLASSPIMEAFGNAKTTRNDNSSRFGKFTKLLFRNQMGVMYLQGATMHTYLLEKSRVVYQAQGERNYHIFYQLCAARAKYPELVLDHQDKFQFLNMGGAPDIERVSDADQFNETVQAMTVLGFSINQIADIVKILAGILHLGNINVSKKYNEGTDEEDTDSCEIFPNDIHLQITGDLLRVKADDLRRWLLMRKIESVNDYVLIPNSIEAAEAARDALAKHIYAKLFQYIVGVLNKSLNNGSKQCSFIGVLDIYGFETFEVNSFEQFCINYANEKLQQQFNQHVFKLEQEEYLKEGITWTMIDFYDNQPCIDLIESKLGVLDLLDEECRMPRGSDESWAGKLIGKCSKFPHFEKPRFGTTSFFIKHFSDTVEYDVNGFLEKNRDTVSKELTQVLCESNMQLVKQVMVLEEIDTLSVDSAKASTLGGRVVISAGRKQVVPSKQHKKTVGSQFQESLASLISTLHATTPHYVRCIKPNDEKIAFKWETAKIIQQLRACGVLETVRISAAGFPSRWLYPDFYMRYQLLAHRSKIDKNDMKQSCRNIVTKWIQDEDKYRFGNTQIFFRAGQVAFMEQVRANLRKKYITVVQSVVRRFIHRRRFLRLQMVISGIQRHARGFLARQRVQKMREDRAALILSKYAKGWLCRRRYLRLRHSISGIQTYARGMMARTKFHAMRDHYRAVQIQRFVRGVLARRAYQKRRRDIIICQAAVRRFLARRKFRKMKTEAKTISHMEKKYMGLENKIISMQQRIDELNRDNSNLKHKTSEISVLKMKLELKKNLEGEFKNVKAACQDKDKLIEALNKQLEAERDEKMQLLEENGHAQEEWVSQKQQWLGENEELRRQVDQMIELAKNAEISQRTQEDRMLAEIDNKELNEAYQRAIKDKEVIENENFMLKEELSRLTAGSFSLHARTASNASSQNEEDVGYASAKNTLDINRPPDLINKNYAYSDCTSLVVKLRAILEEEKQKHKYLQEQYLKLASRNKPTEDSFRVSELEVENEKLRSEYDQLRTSIKHGVEINELNAQHAALQEEVRRRREECIQLKAVLLQQSQSMRSLEPESLQLRGNDVNELMEAFHSQKLINRQLESELKAITEEHNSKLVEMTQDIERLNNEKEELQKVIFESIDEPEESANIEALKQNDRYLRRELQKAVSQYLLVQEELKLAHAKLKAYRQDGGQLEHKLEEEMIRNKANGPSSDVGATVTKQKSQNPQGLMKFHSSDLDKILQRLLNALTPRTVVGLLPGFPAYLIFMCIRYTDLTNADDDVRELLSKFVIQVKKMHRTPHPIENRVIWLVNSITLLNLLKQYGDVEEYVQFNSEKQKQQQLKNFNLFEYRRVILDLIVNLYQALIMQIQGLLDPKIVPAILNNDEIQRGRSAHGMRSRATSIGASSSPEHGGGPAWKQLIGQFEHFYKQFQHFGLNSVYAEQIFQQLLYFVCAVALNYLMLRGDICMWETGMIIRYNLGCIEDWVRSKKMSNDVLMPLAPLNQVSQLLQSRKSEQDVQTICDLCTSLSTAQVLKVMKSYKLDDYESEITNVFLDKLTKELNARQMPTSNSDEFTIDQKFIQPFKVVFSYSDIKLEDIDLPSHLNLDEFLEKI; translated from the exons ATGTCGAGCGAGGAGATGTTGTACGCGCAG GGCGCAAAAATATGGGTGCCGCATGCGGAGCAAGTGTGGGAGAGTGCCACCCTGGAGGAGAGCTACCGCAAGGGTGCCGGATTTCTCAAGATTGTCACCGAATCGGGGAGTCTCCGGGAGGTTAAGCTAAAGGCTGATGGCAGCGACCTCCCGCCCCTACGCAATCCGGCCATCCTGGTGGGACAGAACGACCTGACCACCCTGTCCTACTTGCATGAGCCGGGGGTGTTGCACAATCTACGTGTCCGCTTCTGCGAGCGTCAGATTATCTACACCTACTGCGGCATTATCCTGGTGGCCATTAACCCGTACGCGGAAATGCCGCTGTACGGGCCGAGCATCATACGGGCATATCGTGGCCATGCCATGGGCGATCTGGAGCCGCACATTTTCGCCCTGGCCGAGGAGGCCTACACCAAGCTGGAGCGTGAGAACTGCAATCTAAGCATCATTGTCAGTGGCGAGTCGGGGGCCGGAAAGACGGTGTCCGCCAAGTACGCGATGCGTTACTTTGCCGCTGTCGGCGGATCCGAGTCGGAGACGCAAGTAGAGCGCAAGGTGCTGGCATCTTCACCAATCATGGAGGCGTTTGGAAACGCCAAAACAACCCGCAACGACAACAGCTCCCGTTTCGGCAAGTTTACCAAGCTGCTGTTCCGCAACCAGATGGGTGTCATGTATCTGCAGGGTGCCACCATGCACACCTATCTGCTGGAGAAGTCGCGAGTGGTGTATCAGGCGCAGGGCGAACGCAACTACCACATATTCTACCAACTTTGTGCAGCGAGGGCTAAATATCCGGAACTGGTGCTGG aTCACCAGGACAAGTTCCAATTTCTGAACATGGGTGGAGCCCCAGATATTGAACGCGTTTCGGACGCGGATCAATTCAATGAAACAGTGCAAGCAATGACTGTCCTgggattctccataaatcaaATAGCCGACATCGTTAAGATTCTGGCGGGTATTCTCCATTTGGGGAACATCAATGTGTCCAAAAAATACAATGAGGGTACCGATGAGGAGGACACAGATTCCTGTGAAATTTTC cctAATGACATCCACCTGCAGATCACCGGCGATCTGCTACGGGTGAAAGCCGACGATCTGCGTCGGTGGCTTTTGATGCGTAAGATAGAGTCGGTCAATGATTATGTGCTGATACCAAACAGCATTGAGGCGGCGGAGGCGGCACGTGACGCCCTGGCCAAGCATATTTACGCGAAACTGTTCCAGTACATCGTTGGTGTGCTGAACAAGAGCCTCAATAACGGTAGCAAGCAGTGCAGCTTCATTGGCGTCCTCGATATCTACGGCTTCGAAACGTTTGAGGTGAACTCGTTCGAGCAGTTTTGCATAAACTATGCGAACGagaagctgcagcagcagttcAACCAGCATGTCTTCAAGTTGGAGCAGGAGGAGTACCTTAAAGAGGGTATCACCTGGACGATGATTGACTTTTACGACAACCAACCGTGCATCGATTTGATTGAGTCCAAATTGGGTGTGCTGGATCTGCTCGACGAGGAGTGTAGA ATGCCCAGAGGTTCGGACGAGAGCTGGGCGGGAAAACTCATCGGAAAGTGCAGCAAATTTCCACACTTCGAGAAGCCACGCTTCGGCACCACAA GCTTTTTCATAAAACATTTCTCAGACACGGTTGAGTACGACGTGAACGGATTCTTGGAAAAGAATCGTGACACTGTCTCCAAGGAGCTCACACAGGTGCTCTGTGAGTCCAACATGCAGCTGGTTAAACAGGTGATGGTTCTGGAGGAGATTGACACCTTGAGTGTGGATTCTGCCAAAGCCTCTACGTTGGGCGGTCGTGTCGTAATCAGTGCTGGTCGGAAACAG GTGGTGCCATCGAAACAGCATAAGAAGACGGTTGGCTCGCAGTTCCAGGAGAGCTTGGCCTCGCTAATCTCAACGCTGCATGCCACAACGCCGCATTATGTGCGTTGCATTAAG CCAAACGACGAGAAGATCGCATTCAAATGGGAGACTGCCAAGATCATTCAGCAACTGCGGGCTTGTGGTGTTTTAGAAACAGTGCGCATTTCTGCGGCAGGATTCCCCTCGCGGTGGCTGTATCCGGACTTCTATATGCGCTACCAGCTTCTGGCACATCGCTCCAAGATAGACAAAAACGATATGAAGCAGTCTTGTCGCAACATCGTAACGAAATGGATTCAGGATGAGGACAAGTATCGTTTTGGCAATACGCAGATATTCTTCCGCGCTGGCCAGGTGGCCTTCATGGAACAAGTGCGGGCCAATCTGCGCAAGAAGTACATAACGGTGGTGCAGTCCGTGGTGAGGCGATTCATTCATCGCCGGCGCTTCCTGCGCCTGCAGATGGTGATCAGTGGAATCCAGCGACATGCACGTGGTTTCTTGGCCCGCCAGCGCGTCCAGAAAATGCGTGAGGACCGAGCCGCACTGATTCTCTCGAAGTATGCCAAAGGATGGCTGTGCCGGCGTCGATACTTACGCCTGCGTCACTCTATTTCCGGCATACAGACCTATGCCCGCGGCATGATGGCTCGCACCAAGTTCCATGCCATGCGTGATCACTACCGGGCGGTCCAGATTCAACGATTCGTTCGCGGAGTTCTCGCTCGGAGAGCCTATCAAAAGCGGAGGCGAGACATCATCATTTGCCAGGCTGCTGTCCGACGGTTCCTTGCCCGCCGCAAGTTCAGGAAGATGAAGACCGAGGCGAAGACCATCTCGCACATGGAGAAGAAGTACATGGGCCTGGAGAACAAGATCATCTCTATGCAGCAGCGTATCGACGAACTGAACCGCGACAACAGCAATCTGAAGCATAAGACCAGCGAGATCAGCGTTCTTAA aatgaAACTGGAGTTGAAGAAGAACTTGGAAGGCGAGTTTAAGAACGTGAAGGCAGCCTGCCAAGACAAGGACAAGCTGATAGAGGCTCTCAACAAGCAGCTGGAAGCGGAGCGCGACGAGAAGATGCAGCTGCTTGAGGAAAATGGCCATGCCCAGGAGGAGTGGGTCAGCCAAAAGCAGCAGTGGCTCGGGGAGAACGAGGAACTGCGACGCCAAGTCGATCAGATGATCGAGCTGGCCAAAAACGCTGAGATTAGCCAGCGCACTCAGGAGGACCGCATGCTGGCCGAGATTGACAACAAGGAGCTCAACGAGGCCTACCAGCGCGCCATCAAGGACAAGGAGGTTATCGAAAACGAGAACTTCATGCTGAAGGAGGAGCTGAGCAGACTGACGGCCGGTAGCTTCAGTTTACATGCGCGGACTGCGAGCAATGCCTCCAGCCAGAACGAGGAGGATGTCGGCTACGCTTCGGCCAAGAACACGCTGGATATCAATCGCCCACCGGATCTGATCAACAAGAACT ATGCCTACTCTGATTGCACCAGTTTAGTTGTCAAGTTGCGAGCCATTCTCGAGGAGGAGAAGCAGAAGCACAAGTATTTGCAGGAGCAGTACCTTAAGCTGGCCAGCCGCAACAAGCCCACCGAGGATTCATTCCG CGTCTCCGAGCTGGAGGTAGAAAACGAGAAGCTGCGCAGCGAATACGATCAGCTGCGAACGAGCATTAAACACGGTGTTGAGATCAACGAACTCAATG CTCAGCATGCCGCTCTGCAGGAAGAGGTTCGTAGGAGGCGCGAGGAGTGCATCCAGCTGAAGGCAGTGCTGCTGCAGCAGAGCCAGAGTATGCGATCTCTCGAGCCCGAGAGCCTGCAACTGCGTGGAAATGATGTCAACGAGCTGATGGAGGCCTTCCATTCGCAGAAACTAATAAATCG TCAACTGGAGTCCGAACTGAAGGCCATAACGGAGGAGCACAACAGCAAGCTGGTGGAGATGACGCAGGACATCGAGCGGCTCAACAACGAAAAAGAAGAGCTCCAGAAGGTGATTTTCGAAAGCATCGACGAGCCAGAGGAGTCGGCCAACATAGAAGCTCTCAAACAGAACGATCGCTATCTGCGACGGGAACTGCAGAAGGCCGTCTCGCAATACCTGCTGGTGCAGGAGGAGCTCAAGCTGGCCCATGCCAAGCTAAAGGCCTATCGCCAGGATGGCGGTCAACTGGAACACAAGCTGGAGGAGGAAATGATTCGCAACAAGGCCAACGGCCCGTCGAGCGACGTTGGCGCGACTGTGACTAAACAGAAGTCTCAAAACCCACAAGGCCTCATGAAGTTCCACAGCAGCGATTTGGACAAGATCCTGCAGCGTCTCCTAAATGCACTGACACCACGCACTGTAGTTGGACTTTTGCCCGGTTTCCCTGCGTATCTCATTTTTATGTGCATCCG TTATACCGATCTCACCAATGCCGACGATGATGTTCGCGAACTATTGAGCAAGTTTGTCATCCAGGTCAAGAAAATGCATCGAACTCCTCATCCGATTGAAAATCGCGTCATTTGGCTCGTTAACTCAATAAC TTTGCTGAATCTCCTAAAGCAGTACGGCGATGTCGAGGAGTATGTCCAGTTCAACAGTGAGaaacagaagcagcagcagttgaAAAACTTCAATCTATTCGAGTATCGGCGCGTTATCCTCGATCTGATTGTGAATCTGTACCAGGCTCTGATCATGCAGATCCAGGGCCTGCTGGATCCTAAGATTGTGCCGGCAATCCTGAACAACGATGAAATACAACGCGGCCGCTCGGCCCACGGTATGCGCAGTAGGGCCACCTCGATTGGAGCCAGCTCGTCGCCGGAGCACGGTGGTGGACCAGCGTGGAAGCAACTCATTGGGCAGTTCGAGCACTTTTACAAGCAGTTCCAGCACTTTGGCTTGAACAGCGTCTATGCGGAACAGATATTCCAGCAGCTGCTGTACTTTGTGTGCGCCGTGGCGCTAAACTATTTGATGCTTCGGGGGGACATTTGCATGTGGGAGACTGGCATGATAATCCGGTACAATCTTGGCTGTATCGAGGATTGGGTGCGCAGCAAGAAAATG TCAAACGACGTGCTGATGCCGTTGGCGCCGCTTAATCAAGTATCCCAACTGCTCCAGTCTCGCAAGAGCGAGCAGGATGTTCAAACCATTTGCGATCTGTGCACTTCGCTGAGCACCGCCCAGGTCCTGAAGGTGATGAAGTCCTACAAGCTGGATGACTACGAGAGTGAGATTACGAACGTGTTCCTGGACAAATTAACCAAGGAACTCAACGCCCGACAAATG CCGACGAGCAACAGCGACGAATTTACCATCGACCAGAAGTTCATTCAGCCCTTCAAAGTGGTTTTCAGTTATAGCGATATAAAGCTGGAGGATATTGACCTACCATCGCACCTAAATCTCGACGAGTTTCTTGAAAAGATATAA